The following are encoded together in the Pungitius pungitius chromosome 7, fPunPun2.1, whole genome shotgun sequence genome:
- the zmp:0000001174 gene encoding retinoic acid-induced protein 2 gives MEGGADASVPPEAGGGETPGRVEEGGADPLAAAAPCGAKGPTAAEAGPPAPTPPRPAAESPGAVALKVAAAVLRPVCLADGPLMLPVHLQVAGGAAPQLGPMGAAPYLIASQSPVSLPLVLDQQVLQHVGPPGVPQAAGCPQLQGGVLCPNPFGSPPPAADQKSAGQTQDANLLSLLQNPAFAAILQDLFPSQAGPAYFPLPPLAPPYASPLAPLVPPATLLVPYPVIIPLPVPLPVPLPVPVPVPEDSKGDISKPVCTASKSTQTSPTRPSSPPAPRRCVPPPPDDGGQALDLSLRACPVEPKQEYPSPQQDGVLDLSVPAAARKRCVHSSREDAGGSSLSLGVQCEQSLDSKPLGGLASLAFSRQHKWAADSGGGPGPPGATGNPGTVGASPAANVVVSVKDAVLCGKIKGTSGVSTKNFSIKRDDGGGCQGGAAAAASPHEEQHDSGKKPPTKNRAVRLKKVGSQEIHFLPVKKQRLTALLPRK, from the coding sequence ATGGAGGGAGGCGCCGACGCGTCCGTCCCGCCcgaggcggggggaggagagaccCCCGGtagagtggaggaggggggagccGACCCCCTCGCTGCCGCCGCTCCCTGCGGCGCCAAAGGACCAACCGCCGCGGAGGCGGGGCCCCCCGCACCAACGCCGCCGCGTCCCGCCGCCGAGTCTCCGGGGGCCGTGGCGCTCAAAGTGGCGGCGGCGGTTTTGCGGCCCGTGTGCCTGGCGGACGGGCCGCTGATGCTGCCCGTCCACCTGCaggtggccgggggcgccgcgCCCCAGCTCGGCCCGATGGGGGCGGCGCCGTACCTGATCGCGAGCCAGAGCCCGGTGTCGCTGCCCTTGGTCCTGGAccagcaggtcctccagcaCGTGGGCCCCCCGGGGGTCCCGCAGGCCGCCGGCTGCCCCCAGCTGCAGGGCGGCGTCCTGTGCCCAAACCCGTTCGGCTCGCCGCCTCCGGCCGCCGACCAGAAGTCGGCGGGACAGACGCAGGACGCCAACCTGCTCTCACTCCTGCAGAATCCGGCGTTTGCCGCCATCTTGCAGGACCTCTTCCCCTCCCAGGCGGGCCCCGCCTACTTCCCGCTCCCTCCCCTGGCCCCCCCCTACGCCTCCCCCCTGGCCCCGCTGGTGCCCCCCGCCACGCTCCTGGTCCCCTACCCCGTCATCATCCCCCTGCCCGTCCCGCTGCCCGTCCCGCTGCCCGTCCCTGTCCCCGTCCCTGAGGACTCCAAAGGGGACATTTCCAAACCGGTTTGCACGGCGAGCAAAAGCACCCAGACGTCCCCGACTCGTCCCTCGTCTCCTCCGGCGCCGCGCAGGTGCGTCCCGCCGCCCCCCGATGACGGGGGACAGGCCCTGGACCTGTCTCTCAGGGCCTGCCCCGTCGAACCCAAACAGGAATACCCGAGTCCGCAGCAGGACGGCGTGCTGGACCTGTCGGTGCCGGCCGCCGCGAGGAAGCGGTGCGTCCACTCGAGCCGGGAGGACGCCGGCGGCTCGTCTCTGTCTCTGGGCGTCCAATGCGAGCAGAGCTTGGACTCCAAACCCCTGGGGGGCCTGGCCTCGCTCGCGTTCAGCCGGCAGCACAAGTGGGCGGCGGACAGCGGCGGAGGGCCGGGCCCCCCGGGCGCCACCGGGAACCCGGGGACAGTCGGCGCCTCGCCGGCGGCCAACGTGGTCGTCTCGGTGAAGGACGCCGTCCTCTGCGGGAAGATCAAGGGAACCTCGGGAGTGTCCACCAAGAACTTTTCCATCAAGCGGGACGACGGCGGCGGCTGtcaggggggggcggcggcggcggcgtcccccCACGAGGAACAGCACGACTCCGGCAAGAAGCCCCCCACCAAGAACCGGGCCGTCAGGCTGAAGAAGGTCGGCTCGCAGGAGATCCACTTCCTGCCCGTGAAGAAGCAGAGGCTCACGGCGCTGCTCCCCAGGAAGTGA
- the LOC119216859 gene encoding sex comb on midleg-like protein 2 gives MGKTPLKDQKDGKKEKPGRMVPITGATPATAKDAFSWDEYLKETSSSPAPASCFRQARVPPSNDFKVGMKLEAHDPRNSTSVCIATVMGLTGVRLRLRLDGSDNSNDFWRLVDSSDIQPIGSCEKNGDMLQPPLGFRMNASSWPMFLLRTLNGAEMAPAIAFKKEPPRPPQNGFRSGMKLEAVDKKNPYLICPATIGEVKGDEVFVMFDGWRGAFDYWCKYDSRDVFPVGWCSLTKHSLQAPGNSVTLPKPAPTFLASPSKPSRRSMQSPYRLPTPLPALPVRKGVRGRRPKSETLALLKAVAEAAAAAAQNGTAPESPLLVPRPHKKRGPKPGSKRKSKILQSPGPLLSMHVPPESPGSPSGVVSTVCVYVNKQGNCGPHLDRKQMQHLPDHFGPGPVNAVLQQVVQCCVDCAYQPKVLLGALQTHSGGGEVVRVRTDGGVRVVKLPAASSPSFVLRFLETMCRHLQCDNLFSSQPFSHHAAYDGSKSVKEEALDAPSLARGGKRSLLGVSPPYAAPLSPKHLRPEAHPSEAETLPDKENGLTKEQRYMGSASNPATPRPPARGSSEYRPHTPGAHYRNGEAARRLSSDKAELAAKRPLRRVEAASSTTGPEPPGSEPPGRSPASWSIEEVMQFVRDADPATLAPHAELFRKHEIDGKALMLLRSDMIMKYMGLKLGPALKLCHHIERLKHVKP, from the exons ATGGGAAAAACGCCGCTAAAAG atCAGAAAGACggcaaaaaagagaaaccaggAAGAATGGTTCCAATAACAGGTGCGACTCCTGCGACAGCGAAAG ATGCTTTCAGCTGGGATGAATATCTGAAAGAGACGTCTTCCTCACCGGCTCCAGCGAGCTGCTTTCGTCAG GCCCGAGTCCCGCCTTCCAACGACTTCAAGGTGGGAATGAAGCTCGAGGCCCACGACCCGCGCAATTCCACCTCCGTCTGCATCGCCACGGTGATGGGCCTGACGGGGGTCCGCCTGCGCCTCCGCCTGGACGGCAGCGACAACAGCAACGACTTCTGGAGACTCGTGGACTCCTCGGACATCCAGCCCATCGGCAGCTGTGAGAAGAACGGAGACATGCTGCAGCCGCCGCTGG ggttCCGCATGAACGCCTCCTCGTGGCCGATGTTTCTGCTGAGGACCTTAAACGGCGCCGAGATGGCTCCAGCAATCGCCTTCAAAAAG gagcctCCGAGGCCCCCGCAGAACGGCTTCAGGTCGGGCATGAAGCTGGAGGCCGTGGACAAGAAGAACCCGTACCTCATCTGCCCCGCCACCATCGGGGAGGTGAAGGGCGACGAGGTCTTCGTCATGTTCGACGGGTGGCGCGGCGCCTTCGACTACTGGTGCAAGTACGACTCGCGGGACGTCTTCCCCGTGGGCTGGTGCTCGCTCACCAAGCACAGCCTCCAGGCGCCCGGCAACAGCG TGACCCTCCCGAAGCCGGCGCCGACCTTCCTGGCGTCGCCCTCCAAGCCGAGCCGGCGCTCCATGCAGTCCCCCTACCGGCTCCCCACCCCACTGCCCGCTCTGCCCGTCAGgaaaggggtcagaggtcgccgGCCCAAGAGCGAGACCCTCGCTCTGCTCAAAGCCGTGgccgaggccgccgccgccgccgcgcagaACGGGACGGCGCCCGAGAGCCCGCTGCTGGTCCCCCGGCCGCACAAGAAGAGGGGGCCAAAGCCCGGGAGCAAG AGGAAGTCCAAGATCCTCCAAAGCCCGGGACCGCTGCTGAGCATGCACGTTCCTCCGGAGAGCCCAGGCAGCCCGAGCGGCGTCGTGTCGACGG tgtgtgtgtacgtcaACAAGCAGGGGAACTGCGGCCCCCACCTGGACAGGAAGCAGATGCAGCATCTCCCGGACCACTTCGGGCCGGGCCCCGTCAACGCCGTGCTGCAGCAGGTGGTGCAGTGCTGCGTGGACTGCGCGTACCAGCCCAAGGTCCTGCTCGGCGCCCTGCAGACccactcaggggggggggaggtggtcaGAG tgagaaCCGACGGTGGCGTCCGCGTGGTCAAGCTGCCGGCGGCCTCCAGCCCCTCCTTCGTGCTGCGCTTCCTGGAGACGATGTGTCGCCACCTGCAGTGCGACAACCTGTTCAGCAGCCAGCCGTTCAGCCACCACGCCGCCTACGACGGCTCCAAGTCAG tgaaAGAGGAGGCGCTGGACGCTCCGTCTCTGGCTCGGGGGGGCAAGCGGAGTCTCCTCGGGGTCTCGCCGCCGTACGCCGCCCCCCTGTCACCGAAGCACTTACGCCCTGAGGCGCATCCCTCAGAAG CGGAGACCCTCCCCGACAAAGAGAACGGCCTCACGAAGGAGCAGCGCTACATGGGCTCCGCCTCCAACCCGgcgaccccccgcccccccgcgcgCGGCTCCTCGGAGTACCGCCCCCACACGCCGGGCGCCCACTACCGCAACGGCGAAGCCGCTCGCCGCCTCTCCTCCGACAAGGCCGAGCTCGCCGCCAAGCGGCCGCTCCGACGGGTCGAAG CAGCCAGCTCCACCACGGGCCCCGAGCCGCCGGGCTCCGAGCCGCCCGGCAGAAGCCCCGCCTCCTGGTCCATCGAGGAGGTGATGCAGTTCGTGAGGGACGCCGACCCCGCCACGCTGGCGCCGCACGCCGAGCTGTTCAGGAAACAC GAGATCGACGGCAAAGCTCTGATGCTGCTGCGCAGCGACATGATCATGAAGTACATGGGCCTGAAGCTGGGCCCCGCCCTCAAGCTGTGTCACCACATCGAGCGGCTGAAACACGTCAAACCGTGA